One Salarias fasciatus chromosome 22, fSalaFa1.1, whole genome shotgun sequence DNA segment encodes these proteins:
- the LOC115408990 gene encoding tripartite motif-containing protein 16-like: MAQGGAQLDPRKFSCSICLDLMEDPVTVPCGHSYCSNCIQRHWDEEQNKGLYSCPLCGDKSWRRPDLKKNIVLAELVEDLKKSGLQAAAADLCFAGSEDVACDVCSGRKLKAVKSCLVCVASYCEEHLQRHNEVVPMKKHQLVEPSKNLQETVCSLHDEVKNIFCRTDQQCICYLCAMDQHRGHETVPAAAERRQKQKELEGSRLNIQQRIQEREEDVKLLQQQMFAINVSADEAVEHSEESFTQMIRLLQNRSLEVKRQLRSQQQTAVSGLKELEEKLQQEIAELKRKDVQLEQLAHTEDHTQFLHSYTSVSALSEPTHSSSIQTAPLRHFEDVAAAVSESRDKLQNILRETEEELLLLQPQPESRADFLQYSQQITLDPNSVNLKLKLSDGDRKVTYTKEVQPYSDHPDRFTGYSQVVSRESLTEHSYWEVERRGGATVAVTYKNISRVGIGNECGFGRNDKSWALLCGFNSFNFYHNNIQTPISGPQSSRVGVYLDYRAGILSFYSISETMTLLHRVQTTFTQPLHAGVHLYYPGDSVELLKPE, translated from the coding sequence ATGgctcagggaggagctcagctggaTCCACGAAAGttctcttgttccatctgtctggatctcatGGAGGATCCAGTGacggttccctgtggacacagctactgcagcaaCTGTATTCAAAGACACTGGGATGAAGAGCAAAACAAGGGACTCTACAGCTGTCCTCTGTGTGGGGACAAGTCCTGGAGGAGGCCTGACTTGAAGAAAAACATCGTGTTAGCAGAGTTGgtggaggatctgaagaagtctggactccaagctgctgcagctgatctctgctTTGCTGGATCTGAAGATGTGGcctgtgatgtttgctctgggaggaagctgaaagccgtcaagtcctgtctggtctgtgtggCCTCTTACTGTGAGGAACACCTCCAACGCCATAATGAAGTAGTTCCAATGAAGaaacaccagctggtggagccctcCAAGAATCTCCAggagacagtctgctctcttcACGATGAGGTGAAGAATATTTTCTGTCGCACTGATCAGCAGTGTATCTGTTACCTCTGCGCCATGGACCAACACAGAGGCcatgaaacagtcccagctgcagcagaaaggaggcagaagcagaaggagctggaggggagtcgactaaacatccagcagagaatccaggagcgagaggaagacgtgaagctgcttcagcagcagatgtttgccatcaatgtctctgctgatgaagcagtggagcacagcgaggagagcttcacccaGATGATCCGTCTCCTCCAGAACAGAAGCCTTGAGGTGAAGCGGCAgctcagatcccagcagcaaactgcagtgagTGGACTCAAAGAGcttgaggagaagctgcagcaggagatcgctgagctgaagaggaaagacgtccaactggagcagctggcacacacagaggaccacacccagtttctccacagctacacctcagtgtcagcactcagtgagcccacacactcctccagcatccagactgctcctctcagacactttgaggatgtggcagcagctgtgtcagagagcagagacaaactaCAGAACATCctgagagagactgaagaggagctgctactgctacaaccacagccagagagcagagcagacttcttacaatattcacagcagattactctggatccaaactctgtcaacttaaagctgaaattatctgatggagacagaaaagtaACTTATACAAAGGAAGTTCAGCCTTattctgatcatccagacagattcactGGATATTCTCAGGTtgtgagcagagagagtctTACTGAACAtagttactgggaggtggagaggagaggaggagctaCTGTAGCAGTCACatacaagaacatcagcagGGTAGGGATTGGAAATGAATGTGGATTTGGACGTAATGACAAATCTTGGGCTTTACTCTGTGGCTTTAACAGTTTTAATTTTTATCACAACAACATCCAAACTCCCATCTCaggtcctcagtcctccagagtgggagtgtacctggatTACAGAGCAGGTATTCTGTCTTTCTACAGCATCTCTgaaaccatgactctcctccacagagtccagaccaccttCACTCAGCCGCTACATGCTGGAGTTCATCTTTATTATCCTGGAGACTCAGTAGAGTTGTTGAAACCTGAGTAG